Genomic DNA from Plodia interpunctella isolate USDA-ARS_2022_Savannah chromosome 23, ilPloInte3.2, whole genome shotgun sequence:
cttcttgaaattttgcatatatctAGTCTGAAATACGGAGAAGGGTAGGTACCCTTTTCATCATGGAAAAATTACTACTCCCGCGGGAAACTCAAGCGGGCGCAGCCGCGAACTAAATCTGGTACActataaattcatatattaCATGTTACAGTTCGCTGAGAGGCTGAAGCGACGTAGGGAATTTCAACTGTGCAGGCCAACTGGAAGGAGGAGAAATCttacttgcaagatttgattatagacagacaagcaaacttcgggacaggtgaaaatTATTGTAGATATTCGATTTTTGTGATATCTTGTTCAAAGTCTACGGGAGTATTGTGCTAACTTggtttagggttccgtacctaaAAAGACAAGATCAGTTCCTTCGTTGTCTGTCAACACCTATTTTCGTGGGAACGTTGCAGAgtatcataaatttatatcaaactaacttttgcccgcggcttcgtccgcgtaaatttcccaaggaaacagtattttttccgagatgaaaccatatatccttctccatatgTTCTTCAAAGTATATGTATGGAAAATTGGTTGAGAAGATGCTTAAAGCGTCAAAaggttacaaacaaacttactttcgcatttataaggTTATATTTAGAATAGGACTAGCGATCTGTGTTACGTCTTCCTGGTAGAAAAtctcaaatcaaaataaatcatttattttataagcacATTAtacgaagcggtggtggtgtatgggttaagacgcccgcctgtggatcgaaagatcccaggttcgaaccgtactcgtgccatatgagattgtataccaatctgactcatgtatagtagttttcatcgaccaccacttgcttccggtgaaggaaaccatcgtgaggaaacctgcacattggttgattCTTATCAACCTTtctgtgaaatggagaaggcaatggcaaaccactccattaataatgccgagaaagttgttgtgtgtgtttcattccacgtaatgaccacgaccctcagccatgaggaatacgaccaTGAAGAATGAAGAAGCATATTATACACTTAACTACTTCatagttaccctgcatgatcCTCTAttgcgcggtaatagcggcgagatTGCAATGAATCtgggtagcttgatgtgctgttgactttTATACTTTGGATGTTTCGGGTCGTGGAACAACGACCTGTGGTCACAGAGCACTGATTCCACTGAAGTATAAAATGTACGTGCGCGTTAAATATCCGTATTAagcaattaataatgaaaagcggtaatataaaattagtaacttataatacaaaaataacgtATGCCCGTACTCACTCACCTACGGTACAGAAACCATGACACTCACTCAGAAATCCGCCGTGAAGTTTCGAGCTACACAAAAGCATGGAGAGAGCAATGCTTGGAATCACCCTGCAGGTTCGAAAACGAAGCGATTGGATCAGAAATAACATTGCACATTGATCTAAATCTGGAGTTAGTGATGTCATATCTGTTATAGCAAAGAAAAAGTGGGCATGGGCAGGATATATTGCGAGAATGCAAGAGAGTCGGTGGACGAGACGAGTTCTAGAATGGAGAACAAGAGCAGACACCAGAGGACGCGGCAGATCACCGCAGCGCTGGGTGGATGACATCCGACGGCACGGAGGTCGAGACTGGATGAGTCGGGCGCAAGACTGCCAAGAGTAGAAGAGGAGGGAAGAGGCCTATATCCAAGACTGGATCACCGATTGGCCACcataatgatgatgaatacaaaaataaaaatatattacattaaatatataattttagcaaGTCAAAGTATGAAAGTTTATGACCATaacaagataaataattaaagcatTCAAATTATGTCATTCTATTGGAAGTAGCTACGTTCTCAGtcttttaacaatattatcgTGTGACGTCATCACGCCATGTGTTAACAGTACAGTCGACCACATCGTCAAATTGCTCTGCGTGGATTTCTATGCCGCGGAAATGGATTTGGGTAGTTTACTGTGCTGCTGACTGTACCATTTATTAACATGTACAGTCCGCATCCGCAAAGACGTGTTAAGGTGTGCATGTTTCAGAGTAGCACTCCAGCCCGGCTTCGGATGGGGtcatttatctatactattattagaaagaggtaagcgtttgtgagtttgtaactttgtgagtttctatgtttgaggcgagtaatctccgaaactaccgaaccgatttccaaCATTCttccaccattagaaaggtacattatccaagattgctataggctatattttatctcaaaattcccacgggagctaaGCTCCGGGCCACATCTAGTGTATGTATTCACCATAGACGTATATATTTAGTGGTATAAATCTTCGGGAGTTGTTTAAatgttgcgtggtttaaagaagaaagcttGTACAGACAGATGCGGAGCGCGACtttctttttatacttatgtttATTGACGACCtgcagtggcgcagtggtaaaagtgcttgtctctgaaccgagaggtccagggtgcgaccccggtcgggtcatgatgatctttttctgattggcccgggtcttggatgtttatgaatgtttttgttataaaatatagtatcgttgaattagtatcccataatctCTGTGAATCTAgctcaatcaaaatcaaaatcaaaatcaaaatcaaatcatttattcagaaattaggccttcacaggcactttttcacgtcataatctaaattaaatgatactaagctacaaactactagcatttcggaacgaccactgctgagaagaaatgccgaaagaaactcattcaaacagtgttggtccctattatgccagaagggcttaccattttttatatataaatttatgtataatttttttgttataattttttatcagtaatataacattaagtacataataaagtacatggtcaaaaggtatactgaaacatattatgattgtgatcaagtgctgatgaaaggaaaatatatatatacttatatatatatgtataattaaccaaacaaaaaaaaacttttaataaaagatcgagctgaccagttcccccggcagcacccgttcacgagttgacgcgtgagtgaCATTGTGACAGAGTgacatcgcgaagctcaaccacaatagagggaacctcccgacccgatccacgatgccgctaccggtttgaccatttgaatgtgcatgacatattcgatctccataatctaacataatagatacctatgttactttcagacacttggagatcacaaatcacgtatatgttttacaataaatgtcaaaatatatgtaataaacatgtcaagaaaatatataaataataataaaaaataaaaaaaaattaaaatcaagtgtgagaggtggaagttttaggaagggtccaaggttttttatcatttaaatagtcgctaatcgtgtaataagcattagccattaaagcatttttaatatatgatttaaattttggcattggcaagttaatagcctctacagggagtttattgaacaatttaacactttgacccacgaaagaccgcctaacctttttaagtcggaatctgttcatacaaagtttatgcctattacgagtgactacactgttaacatcgctcaatgttttatacaggtgtaagttagatttaacaaaaataagtacgtcgaagatgtactgagatgcaacagtcataatatttatcgatttgaataattctcgcaaggaatcccgtggcttaagcccataaataaaacgaattgctcgtttctgtCGTCAACGAATCGTTCGAATCTGTGTGACTAATTATAACTATTGtcctgttttattaatatttattgttatttatttatataataatactcaGGTTCTTTGGATGTAAAAAAAGCATATCAAAACACATGAACATTTACGccgcatatttatttattgcgaaTTCACAAGGAATTCTAAACTTAGGGTTGCCCACTTCACATTGACCTAGAATCATGAAGTTTGGTAACGGCTTACAGTATAGATAAGGGAGAAATCAGAAAGCCTATTACATAAAACCTTTGCTCATCTCAGTCGTGGGTAAAGAAATTCGCTGAGctattgaaatttttgaattgtTGCGGCGCACATCTGCTtactattgttttaattttctttttctttatgagttttaagtttttttttttctttatttttgttacttatgtGTTTTGTACATATGTGTTTGTGTGCGTTGTgttgttcaaataaatcattcattcataaaaactaGAGTGCTCGTTCGCTGTGCGAGCTGATTCACACTGTTCCTCTTTATTACAACAACATTTTAGTCATCAAAAAAACGGTTTCTTTGCTGCTGTCAATTGTTGTTAGTAAAAACGTAACCATGGAAGATCCAGTCaggtagtttaaaaataaataaataaataaatatattgggacaaatcacacagattgagctagtcccaaagtaagttcgagacttgtgttatgggatactaactcaacgatactatattttataacaaatacatatataaataaacatccaagacccgggccaatcagaaaaagatcgttttccatcatgacccgaccggggatcgaacccgggacctctcggttcagtggcaagaaccttaccactgcgccaccgaggttgtcataTAGGTATGTTTCACATAGGTAGTTTGGGGATTAAACACAAGATTTCATTCACGGATCGACTACCCTTGCGAAAGctatagtaaaatttaaaaagacaaTAGTTATTAACTACTTTCTCTTCACAAGaaaatggtttttatttatttttaaaattgttttatggtTATGATAAGTCTCATAAGGAATTGTCTTGTAGTAGCTATTCAGTCCTAATATCAAAATActtcttttgtttataatatctggaaagcattgaaaaatatacaaaaggtCAGTAGTTCTTATAAGTGCGAGACAGAGATAGATTGCTAGGGGGATCGGCGTGAGCGAGCGAGATGCATAgatgaaaatcaatttattaggCGGTGACGTCACGGAGCACGCCTGCGTACTACGAGTGTTCCCGGGAGCTGGTTGCTGGCGGGGAAATTTTTTGCCCGAAATTAGGGAAAATTAGTGACATTTTTGATACCAATTAAGTGAACGTGTCGTGTGTGATTCTTAACTTTTAGATTCAAAGGTCAAATAGAACGATGGTGGGAACTAAAAAATCAATcctaataagaaaaatattcacagtttgatttcatttaataCGATGGtagtaactaaaaaaatatataaatctggaagtaaatatatattagcgTTATTGTAACTTAATTGTGTAGGACATAGGTAACTTCAAGACCCTAACATTGCGCATATTTGGTAATGTCAATGATGTCAAGTGAAATATTacgaatgtttttattattaagtaaagtTTCTGTGTATGTAATTCTGTGTAAGTAAATCGTTGTGTTTTACTCTCAAGATGGTTAACTGTCttgataaaactaattatgtatttaatctCGTTGTCggtagtaaattaataaatgtttaatcaaAAGGCAATTGACGTCACCGAACCCGGCAGATTCAATCTAGGTCAATTGCAGTTGCATACATGTATCCTCTAGTGTGGAACAATTAGTTTCGCGCGTGGCAACACCGGCCGCATCTGGGCGGCCCGAAATAGCGCCGTGGGGGGACTCAGTAGCGGCGGCGACGGCGGCGCGGTCACAGCGGAATGGCGTCCGTCGCCGCGTGGCTGCCTTTCGCCCGCGCCGCGGCCATCGGCTGGGTCCCAATCGCCACTCACCCCCTCCCCCCGCCCCCCGTACCCAAGGACAGGCGTCGCGCTGAAGACGAGAAACTCCTCATCAACGTCTCCGGAAGACGCTTCGAAACCTGGAGGAACACACTCGAGAAATACCCCGACTCCTTACTAGGATCCTCTGAACGCGAGTTCTTTTATGACGAAGACAGCAGAGAGTACTTCTTCGACAGAGACCCTGACATCTTCAGGCATATCCTCAATTATTACAGAACTGGGAAGCTGCATTATCCGAAACACGAGTGCTTGACTGGATACGATGAGGAGTTAGCGTTTTTCGGGATCCTCCCCGATGTGATTGGTGATTGTTGTTATGAGGATTATAGGGACCGTAAGAGAGAGAATGCCGAGCGTCTCATGGACGATAAGCTCAGTGAAGCGGGGGACCAGAGTCTCCCGCAGCTCACGGATTTACGACAAAAGATGTGGCGAGCGTTCGAAAACCCTCACACGTCGACTGCCGCTTTAGTATTTTACTATGTGACAGGATTTTTCATCGCCGTCTCGGTGATGGCGAACGTTGTGGAGACGGTTCCTTGCGGCCACCGGCCTGGTCGCGCGGGGACATTGCCCTGCGGAGAACGATACAAAATTGTCTTCTTCTGCTTGGACACAGCTTGTGTGATGATCTTCACAGCTGAATACCTGCTTCGGCTATTCGCAGCGCCGGACCGCTGCAAGTTCGTGCGCTCTGTCATGTCTATCATCGACGTGGTCGCCATCCTGCCCTACTACATTGGATTGGGGATCACTGATAACGATGACGTGTCAGGGGCGTTCGTCACCTTGCGAGTGTTTCGGGTGTTCCGTATATTCAAGTTCTCCCGCCATTCTCAAGGACTAAGGATCCTCGGTTACACCCTCAAGTCTTGCGCCAGTGAATTGGGTTTCCTGGTGTTTTCGCTTGCCATGGCCATCATAATCTTCGCCACTGTCATGTTCTACGCGGAGAAGAATGAGCAAGACACAAACTTCACATCCATTCCTGCTGCGTTCTGGTACACCATCGTCACTATGACTACTTTGGGGTATGTGTTTTTACTATGTTTCACTAATTTCAAACACTATATGTGTGCTTACGCGAGCGAGTTctatcttaaaatatatatatcgatttCGATTTTAATGATTACGATGTATCGTAATCATTAacactatatataatacactgtagtgtattatatataattaaagtataaaataatacaaagtaTAAAACGCGCAAGAACACAAAAAGATCGCAAGAATCTCCCAACGCGCAGATCTGACACCTGTCGCCGCCATTAAAAATTAACGCGGGAAAATAAACTGTCATGGCGCGGATTTCCCGCCATAAAAGGTTTAGCCGTTGAAAAATTGATGCGGTTACGTggtattaatttcattttcacttGTCCGCTGTGCGGAGGATAACTGTGCTCGTAATGTCATTTGGGAGGTAAATGGCTCGGTCGGGAGGCGTGGCACCGtgtcaaaacattttatagcaAGAGTACTAGGTCaatctgtttttgtttttccaCGCTTTCCAGGGATTTAGTTgacatgacaatgcattattatgatatgacgATGGTACAACCACGGTGTGCCCCCGACAAAGGAAACCCTCAGCGGTTAATAGCACGGTCATGAATATTTACTTCTGaacttttagttttttaattagatatcGAATTATTGATTAAGGAAAGTGTATAACAGATGTTACAGCGCATAATTTTGGATTTCATTTATGTTAAAACTAGCTAAGACATCTGGTTTACTTCTAGTGGGAATTTTACGACTTATATGTAGACCTTGACCTTTAAACAGGTTCCAGCGATGCACGCCTGTCAACTGAAGGATAATAAGGTTTGAATCCTGAATCTGGTTGGTTTATAACCACGAAGGTGCGACATCTGGTATCTTTCGATCACTCATCTTAACCACTAAAACACTACCTCATCTTTAGTCTTCTTCTTTCGCATGGATACCTTCGCAAACTCCCAGCGAATTTGATGCGAATTTTCACAGTCGTATAGCGGATGgattaacttaaaatctggtataggtttcatcgcgatacgttgcttagaataCGAGATAttcacaataataagttatgagcgaaTGCAGGaaaaacgcgggcgaagttgcGGACAAAAGCTAATCATAACTATAATCGAAGTATAACAAAGTACTCCCCttaactttaaactttaaCTATATCTACAACATACAGTTTAGTTGCAAGACTGCAGGCTCTCCTGGTTAATCGGTTTATCTCAGACCgctaagttatatatatatactaactaGGTACGCTTGATAATCTGTGCTCAAGTTTAATCTGATGGTTCAAGTCGGTGGATGCTGGGTAGTGTACAGtcggaaaattaaattaccatAAAATTCATTGCCAATttgctagttttatttttgataattcacaatttattaatcaatcaaCTTGATGCCTCTACGCGTACTTAacacggacggacagacaaacacGAATGGACAATATAGGTGCCCGTTTATTCCTTTTGAGATACGGAAGACTTAAGTcgccttttttaaataaaaatcttaaaacagTCAATAAAGACACTTATCATCATTATTAATCGCCATCATTGTCTGTAAAGTTTTACGAGTCGAGATTTTGATAAACAATTCAACCGAATCCGTGGAAATAGTCAATGAGGAACGTCTTGGGTGCAAAATTAACGAAATTTAgtttacctgaaacaaaaattgtaacgGGCGACGTGTAAGATAacaatttcccacgggagtatAATTAGCAGGTCGAAAATAGTTATATGTTGATAGAGATTgtagaaatagaaaagtatCTTAACAAGTTTTAACAGTTCAACTTCCTTTTAaacagctttttattttataaaaactttatttgttagacaaattaaaaaaacccccgacAGACGCGTCAAACTCATAACACCCCTCCTTTTGCATCGGAGGTTAAAATAGATAAAGCATACTActatttttatcagttttttttttttgtatttgttgttatagaaATACTTCATTTGTGATAATATCAACAATCTAACTACCACGGTTCATGAGATACACGCTGGCGACAGACAAGACATCGGAGTCTTAGTAATAGAATCCCGTTTTGTCCCTGACCataaaaaagcatttatttataaatacatacaagtaAAGTAGCTTAACGAGACATGGAAAGAAACCTGTGTGAAGTAGACGACGGTGTATAAACTTGTAAATACTTCTGACATTGTGAACACCAaccagcacatcaagctatccAAAGTCATTGCAAATTGGCCGCTATTCTgtacaaataagtacttataggGAAATTCCTAAGTTGTATGACAAAAACTTCAGCATTATAAGACGTAAAAGCTGccattttaacaaatactcagggtgagttgcaccagtcaactctGATGTTGACTTTAACGGTGagtaactttgacgttgattttaactggCGCGCcactgacgtttagacaaaacgtagcgtgcgtagtgcgactttgctatacACACGTCacctcaccatcgagtcgattcgcagtgagacacagctaaccaatcacagtgcgccattgtgacacaacgacaaccacaccgcaatgcgattggttcgctgcgtctcacttcgaatcgattcgatagtgacgAGTAAAATGCAAACTCGCACTTTATcccacgttaaagttaacgtcaaagttgactggtgatgttatgttatgttatgttatgcCAATATTAAGTCAATAACAAACTTCAagtttctctctttcttttgtCGAGTCGAACTCGCAAATAACTGAGAGCAATGCCCCATTGCTACGTTGCGGTCTGTCGTTCtcgtccgtcgacggatcaatGCAAAACAACGCAAAactgtatgaagtttcgatgCAGTTATAGTCATAAAGTTGCAgctttatgaaaaaaatacaccaATTTACTGTCAATTTTAGCCCATCTATtgaatgcttttttttttaactaaattttattttaattttattttgtgtctttTCTTCTGGCATTCGCGGAAGATAAGCGCCGTGGCTCACACCACGACATCGTGCTGTCTATAACAACTTACtgcgtaaaataaaactatactatacctaccttaatttgtaataaaacttgaaaGAATTACTCTTTCTAATTTTGCTTGAACCTATTGACAAATCAATGACGTTCAGAATGAACTTCAGCTAATTAACTGTTAGCCCCAAGCGAAAGATGAATGATTTTCTTCATTTCCGCTCTGAACGAACCGAGAACCATTTGCtgataactagctgcgccccggggcttcgatcccgtaggaatttcgagataaaaagtagcctatgagttattccaggttatattctaacctTGTACCAAGTTTCCTgtcaatccgtccagtaaattttgcatgaaagagtaacaaacaaacttacatacatacatacatacacacatcgtcacaaactttcgcatttatagtattagtaggaTGTACTAGCTCATTCAAATCCTTCTCTCTTGTCTTCGCTTTCTTGGTTTCTTCCGCCGCCGTTGATCATAGGAGTCCAGGGGCCACTTTTCTATGTTTTCTCCTACACTTTGCTAGGTTTTCGGCACTTCTAGTTGTCATTGGCTAACGtgtcatccttgacgacattaaGCCAGCATTTTATGAATATGCTCCTTCTGTTAAGGCCAGGAGCGACATAGCCAAAAAATTTTGTCCCTGCCTAATTTACTGGTTCGTAGGGCAAGATGTGGCCGTACTGAGACGGCGTTCCTGGAGTCTGCAATACCAGAGATATAGGTTTAGGTTTAAAGACATTTATTctcattaaaacatatttttacatcacTTATATGAagttcaaaacataaaaatatgaacaagTATCGTGTGTTTTTCGTCCGCACAATTtgagatagatatatagataaatgcatttatttgtaCCAATAAGATAGAAATTCATTTCTAACCACAACTAGAtacatataagaaaataaaagatgatatttaaatttatatttaaaaaaattgtaagcccttctggcatgatagggaccaatgataggttcagaggcaaatttaattaattgttttaatgtttcaagtttaattaattgttttataggtatatatattttcctttcatcagcacttaatcacaatcataatatgtttcagtataccttttgaccatgtactttattgtgtacttacattgttatattattgataaaaaattatacataaatttatatttaaaaaatggtaagcccttctggcatgatagggaccaacactgtttgaatgagtttctttcggcatttcttctcagcagtggtcgttccgaaatgccagtagtttatgcgttgataaatatcatttaatttagaatatgacgtgaaaaagtgcctgtgaaagcctaatttctgaataaatgatttgattttgattttggaaatttaaTACCAAAACCTCCAGTCTAATGCAGCCcgtgaattttgaaaaaaaaactagatatttgtgaataaatataaataaataaatatattaggacaaatcacacagattgagctagccccaaagtaagttcgagacttgtgttatgggatactaactcaacgatactatatcttatagcaaatacatatgtatagatgaacatccaagacccgagccaatcagaaaaagatcattttccatcatgacccgaccggggatcgaacccgggaccactcggttcagaggcaagcacttgaccactgcgccatcaTGCGAAAGGTTAGGTTTCCGAGAGTGTCCCCTATGACGAGTAGTAATTTGTATTGCAATTATATGCCATCGAATGAATACAAGCAAAATTGAGGCTTCTTTCCCAATATTTAAAGTTGACACTTCCTTGACGGGGTAAGCGAGCACGTAGCTTTCAACTTTAGTGTGAGGCCCTGTATCATCGTATGactttaaactaaattgaACTTTATGTGTAAGACTTTAGAGCTCAATATCTCATGACTTTATGATCCGGCACGTGGCTTACAGTTTCAGAGTAAAGCCCCAATGATTCACTAAGCAAAAACTGTAAACAAACCGATGCGATGCGCACGCGCCGACTAATGCCAACATTATTTGGTTACGGGATAATGTTTATGAATCATTTGGGCGTGTTGTTCGGAATTCTCGTCTTAGTTC
This window encodes:
- the Shal gene encoding potassium voltage-gated channel protein Shal isoform X4 is translated as MASVAAWLPFARAAAIGWVPIATHPLPPPPVPKDRRRAEDEKLLINVSGRRFETWRNTLEKYPDSLLGSSEREFFYDEDSREYFFDRDPDIFRHILNYYRTGKLHYPKHECLTGYDEELAFFGILPDVIGDCCYEDYRDRKRENAERLMDDKLSEAGDQSLPQLTDLRQKMWRAFENPHTSTAALVFYYVTGFFIAVSVMANVVETVPCGHRPGRAGTLPCGERYKIVFFCLDTACVMIFTAEYLLRLFAAPDRCKFVRSVMSIIDVVAILPYYIGLGITDNDDVSGAFVTLRVFRVFRIFKFSRHSQGLRILGYTLKSCASELGFLVFSLAMAIIIFATVMFYAEKNEQDTNFTSIPAAFWYTIVTMTTLGYGDMVPGTIAGKIVGGVCSLSGVLVIALPVPVIVSNFSRIYHQNQRADKRKAQRKARLARIRIAKASSGAAFVSKKKAAEARLAAQESGVELDDAGRDEDIFELQHHHLLRCLERTTDREFVEMENPYNGAAKRPGSPSPLASPAHSGRAPALLACCARCGCCPQKYQVLILDSSRKGRMKGARRYTATSRPSDTSVSAAASEDPLPQACGKYIPAGSTVQGNQTGVAMDGTYLVEASF
- the Shal gene encoding potassium voltage-gated channel protein Shal isoform X5, whose protein sequence is MASVAAWLPFARAAAIGWVPIATHPLPPPPVPKDRRRAEDEKLLINVSGRRFETWRNTLEKYPDSLLGSSEREFFYDEDSREYFFDRDPDIFRHILNYYRTGKLHYPKHECLTGYDEELAFFGILPDVIGDCCYEDYRDRKRENAERLMDDKLSEAGDQSLPQLTDLRQKMWRAFENPHTSTAALVFYYVTGFFIAVSVMANVVETVPCGHRPGRAGTLPCGERYKIVFFCLDTACVMIFTAEYLLRLFAAPDRCKFVRSVMSIIDVVAILPYYIGLGITDNDDVSGAFVTLRVFRVFRIFKFSRHSQGLRILGYTLKSCASELGFLVFSLAMAIIIFATVMFYAEKNEQDTNFTSIPAAFWYTIVTMTTLGYGDMVPGTIAGKIVGGVCSLSGVLVIALPVPVIVSNFSRIYHQNQRADKRKAQRKARLARIRIAKASSGAAFVSKKKAAEARLAAQESGVELDDAGRDEDIFELQHHHLLRCLERTTFPMSLPEAVVDIPIIDREFVEMENPYNGAAKRPGSPSPLASPAHSGRAPALLACCARCGCCPQKYQKRRRSVRCVSPLVLTGYPRREQACGKYIPAGSTVQGNQTGVAMDGTYLVEASF
- the Shal gene encoding potassium voltage-gated channel protein Shal isoform X3; translated protein: MASVAAWLPFARAAAIGWVPIATHPLPPPPVPKDRRRAEDEKLLINVSGRRFETWRNTLEKYPDSLLGSSEREFFYDEDSREYFFDRDPDIFRHILNYYRTGKLHYPKHECLTGYDEELAFFGILPDVIGDCCYEDYRDRKRENAERLMDDKLSEAGDQSLPQLTDLRQKMWRAFENPHTSTAALVFYYVTGFFIAVSVMANVVETVPCGHRPGRAGTLPCGERYKIVFFCLDTACVMIFTAEYLLRLFAAPDRCKFVRSVMSIIDVVAILPYYIGLGITDNDDVSGAFVTLRVFRVFRIFKFSRHSQGLRILGYTLKSCASELGFLVFSLAMAIIIFATVMFYAEKNEQDTNFTSIPAAFWYTIVTMTTLGYGDMVPGTIAGKIVGGVCSLSGVLVIALPVPVIVSNFSRIYHQNQRADKRKAQRKARLARIRIAKASSGAAFVSKKKAAEARLAAQESGVELDDAGRDEDIFELQHHHLLRCLERTTFPMSLPEAVVDIPIIDREFVEMENPYNGAAKRPGSPSPLASPAHSGRAPALLACCARCGCCPQKYQVLILDSSRKGRMKGARRYTATSRPSDTSVSAAASEDPLPQACGKYIPAGSTVQGNQTGVAMDGTYLVEASF
- the Shal gene encoding potassium voltage-gated channel protein Shal isoform X7, giving the protein MASVAAWLPFARAAAIGWVPIATHPLPPPPVPKDRRRAEDEKLLINVSGRRFETWRNTLEKYPDSLLGSSEREFFYDEDSREYFFDRDPDIFRHILNYYRTGKLHYPKHECLTGYDEELAFFGILPDVIGDCCYEDYRDRKRENAERLMDDKLSEAGDQSLPQLTDLRQKMWRAFENPHTSTAALVFYYVTGFFIAVSVMANVVETVPCGHRPGRAGTLPCGERYKIVFFCLDTACVMIFTAEYLLRLFAAPDRCKFVRSVMSIIDVVAILPYYIGLGITDNDDVSGAFVTLRVFRVFRIFKFSRHSQGLRILGYTLKSCASELGFLVFSLAMAIIIFATVMFYAEKNEQDTNFTSIPAAFWYTIVTMTTLGYGDMVPGTIAGKIVGGVCSLSGVLVIALPVPVIVSNFSRIYHQNQRADKRKAQRKARLARIRIAKASSGAAFVSKKKAAEARLAAQESGVELDDAGRDEDIFELQHHHLLRCLERTTDREFVEMENPYNGAAKRPGSPSPLASPAHSGRAPALLACCARCGCCPQKYQQACGKYIPAGSTVQGNQTGVAMDGTYLVEASF
- the Shal gene encoding potassium voltage-gated channel protein Shal isoform X2, whose product is MASVAAWLPFARAAAIGWVPIATHPLPPPPVPKDRRRAEDEKLLINVSGRRFETWRNTLEKYPDSLLGSSEREFFYDEDSREYFFDRDPDIFRHILNYYRTGKLHYPKHECLTGYDEELAFFGILPDVIGDCCYEDYRDRKRENAERLMDDKLSEAGDQSLPQLTDLRQKMWRAFENPHTSTAALVFYYVTGFFIAVSVMANVVETVPCGHRPGRAGTLPCGERYKIVFFCLDTACVMIFTAEYLLRLFAAPDRCKFVRSVMSIIDVVAILPYYIGLGITDNDDVSGAFVTLRVFRVFRIFKFSRHSQGLRILGYTLKSCASELGFLVFSLAMAIIIFATVMFYAEKNEQDTNFTSIPAAFWYTIVTMTTLGYGDMVPGTIAGKIVGGVCSLSGVLVIALPVPVIVSNFSRIYHQNQRADKRKAQRKARLARIRIAKASSGAAFVSKKKAAEARLAAQESGVELDDAGRDEDIFELQHHHLLRCLERTTDREFVEMENPYNGAAKRPGSPSPLASPAHSGRAPALLACCARCGCCPQKYQKRRRSVRCVSPLVLTGYPRREVLILDSSRKGRMKGARRYTATSRPSDTSVSAAASEDPLPQACGKYIPAGSTVQGNQTGVAMDGTYLVEASF